Proteins found in one Gigantopelta aegis isolate Gae_Host chromosome 12, Gae_host_genome, whole genome shotgun sequence genomic segment:
- the LOC121385848 gene encoding probable G-protein coupled receptor B0563.6: MNSTWLGLVLSTTESLFNNDTLMEEITEEEDEEDVNEWFDFEIQGKIYMTCILIIASLGVVGNVMSFILMSDAKLRSLAYSVYLRWMAVSDSLLLMMVAAEDTLDTYHYLQRFLTSDVTLCKVWVFFLTMTYTLSPWLVVALTLDRFVCVVFPLSRHRLCTKSKAFKLCLTLTLISAALNVYSLIYIDIEDAECLVQSPDQMEGYLLIQQLVLNSILPCAAVLILNIVTVIRIRRSATFRQQFKRSGGSEATKERQDKITLPLLLVSIFAFVTLIPRAVTEVTEYVLDVFQEHDGMTMELANKLWPLFNLIYLVNFGQNFYILMASSSEYRLILRRKLTWHKDNRNTSSAQTQSSRMSSEFSEISVSKMTDSRSVTSGDTTLMSSLPVTEPGI, encoded by the coding sequence atgaatTCCACTTGGTTGGGGCTTGTTCTTAGCACGACTGAAAGCCTGTTTAACAACGACACCTTGATGGAGGAAAttacagaagaagaagacgaagaagacgTAAATGAATGGTTTGACTTTGAAATTCAAGGGAAGATTTACATGACGTGTATCCTGATCATCGCGTCACTGGGAGTCGTGGGGAACGTAATGTCCTTCATCCTGATGTCTGACGCAAAACTCAGATCACTTGCATATTCAGTTTACTTGAGATGGATGGCGGTGTCAGACAGCTTGTTACTTATGATGGTTGCGGCGGAGGATACTTTGGACACATACCATTATCTGCAACGGTTTTTAACCTCTGACGTGACTCTCTGtaaggtgtgggttttttttctaaccATGACCTACACACTGTCTCCATGGCTGGTCGTGGCCTTGACCCTCGACcgatttgtgtgtgttgttttcccTCTGTCTCGGCACAGGCTGTGCACAAAGTCTAAGGCTTTCAAACTGTGTTTGACCTTGACACTGATTTCTGCAGCTCTTAACGTATACAGTCTGATTTACATAGATATCGAAGATGCCGAATGTCTAGTGCAGTCTCCTGACCAGATGGAAGGCTACCTACTAATCCAGCAATTGGTTTTGAACTCGATTCTACCCTGTGCTGCAGTCCTGATTCTGAACATAGTCACAGTGATTCGGATTCGCCGAAGTGCGACTTTTCGTCAGCAGTTTAAACGGAGCGGCGGTTCCGAAGCGACGAAAGAAAGACAAGACAAAATCACGCTTCCGCTGTTACTCGTTTCCATATTCGCCTTCGTGACACTGATTCCACGAGCTGTTACGGAAGTTACCGAATATGTGCTCGATGTTTTCCAAGAACATGATGGCATGACCATGGAGCTAGCGAATAAGCTGTGGCCATTATTCAACTTAATTTATCTCGTCAACTTCGGACAGAACTTTTATATTCTGATGGCCAGTTCGTCTGAATATCGCCTGATACTCAGACGGAAGCTGACTTGGCATAAGGATAACAGAAACACTTCCTCTGCACAAACACAGTCTTCAAGAATGTCATCTGAATTTTCTGAAATTAGCGTCTCCAAGATGACGGACAGTCGATCTGTAACGTCAGGTGACACCACTCTTATGAGTTCCTTACCAGTCACAGAGCCTGGCATTTAA
- the LOC121386973 gene encoding gastrula zinc finger protein XlCGF71.1-like produces the protein MPLKDKGCFQCEVCSKRCKAKTLLEIHMRVHTGKRPFRCGMCLKDFSTKGNIKRHMQIHTGEKPFKCEVCTKCFTKKSHLNKHMQIHTGEKTFKCDVYSKCFLHCSNLKRHKLVHTGEKPFKCEVCTKWFSRSFSLKQHMLIHTGEKPFKCEVCTKCFSRSFNLKQHMLIHTGEKPFKCEVCTKCFTTHSYLNEHMRIHTGEKPFKCDVCAKCFARSSILRQHILIHTGEKPFKCEVCTKCFVQSSSFRQHMLIHTEGK, from the coding sequence ATGCCACTCAAGGATAAAGGGTGTTTCCAATGTGAAGTCTGTTCAAAGAGGTGTAAAGCCAAAACTCTTCTAGAAATACACATGCGTGTTCACACTGGTAAAAGACCTTTCAGGTGTGGAATGTGCTTGAAGGATTTCTCAACAAAGGGTAACATTAAAAGACACATGCAGATCCACACTGGagaaaaacctttcaaatgtgaagtatgcacaaaatgttttacaaaaaaatcccACTTGAACAAACATATGCAGATTCATACTGGTGAAAAAACTTTCAAATGTGATGTCTATTCCAAATGTTTTCTACACTGTTCCAACTTAAAGCGGCATAAGTTGGTTCATACTGGtgaaaaacctttcaaatgtgaagtgtgcacaaaatggtTTTCACGGAGTTTCAGCTTAAAgcagcatatgttgattcatactggtgagaaacctttcaaatgtgaagtgtgcacaaaatgtttttcacgGAGTTTCAACTTAAAgcagcatatgttgattcatactggtgagaaacctttcaaatgtgaagtgtgcacaaaatgttttacaacacaTTCCTACTTGAACGAACATATGCGGATTCATACTGGggaaaaacctttcaaatgtgatgtgtgtgcaaaatgttttgctcGTAGTTCCATCTTAAGACAACATATACtcattcatactggtgagaaacctttcaaatgtgaagtgtgcacaaaatgttttgtgcAGAGTTCCAGCTTCAGacaacatatgttgattcatactgagGGGAAATGA